A single region of the Neisseria zoodegmatis genome encodes:
- a CDS encoding YceD family protein — protein MSDLNLIDPAAFAAEKQSLQGRFLLSQLDERVWSHEYFADKQSEVSFTLQGGQDRLQRLFLDLSVSGSIPLVCQRCIKPMPFELNESSRIVLFDDEAVLDEAMLSDEELEGMVAESEMDVRVLVEDQILMALPFSPRHESCDNAAIEEVNQDKPNPFAVLAGLKSSR, from the coding sequence ATGTCAGACCTTAATTTGATTGACCCCGCAGCTTTCGCCGCAGAAAAGCAGAGTTTGCAAGGCAGATTTTTGCTTAGCCAGTTGGACGAACGCGTTTGGTCGCACGAATATTTTGCCGACAAACAGTCAGAGGTTTCGTTTACGCTGCAAGGCGGGCAAGACCGCTTGCAGCGTTTGTTTCTTGATCTCAGTGTAAGCGGCAGCATTCCTTTGGTATGCCAGCGCTGCATCAAGCCGATGCCCTTCGAGCTGAATGAAAGCAGCCGCATCGTTTTGTTTGATGACGAAGCCGTTTTAGACGAAGCCATGCTCTCCGATGAGGAATTGGAAGGAATGGTGGCAGAAAGCGAAATGGACGTGCGTGTTTTGGTGGAAGACCAAATCCTGATGGCACTGCCTTTTTCGCCGCGTCACGAATCATGCGACAATGCCGCTATTGAAGAGGTAAATCAGGACAAACCCAATCCGTTTGCCGTTTTGGCAGGGCTGAAAAGCAGCCGCTAA
- the rpmF gene encoding 50S ribosomal protein L32 yields the protein MAVQQNKKSPSKRGMHRSHDALTAPALSVDSATGEVHRPHHISPNGMYRGRKVVKAKGE from the coding sequence ATGGCCGTTCAACAAAATAAAAAATCTCCCTCAAAACGCGGTATGCACCGTTCACACGATGCTTTGACTGCACCTGCTCTGTCGGTTGACAGCGCTACCGGTGAAGTACACCGCCCCCACCACATTTCTCCCAACGGTATGTACCGTGGCCGCAAAGTGGTAAAAGCTAAAGGCGAATAA
- a CDS encoding phosphoribosyltransferase, with product MKKKIWYTYDDVHRVIKQLADKVKASGVQYDAMIAIGGGGFIPARILRCFLNIPIYAVTTAYYDGEHTGKVTDSVKKIQWLDPLPETLKGKNVLVVDEVDDSRVTLEFCLNEFAKEDFGTIGIAVLHEKIKEKKGKLPEGMPYFSGITVQDWWINYPWDADDIDEHNRLADQATID from the coding sequence ATGAAAAAGAAAATCTGGTATACATACGATGATGTTCACCGCGTCATCAAACAGCTTGCCGATAAAGTAAAGGCTTCCGGTGTTCAATATGATGCAATGATCGCTATTGGCGGCGGCGGGTTTATTCCCGCAAGAATTTTACGGTGCTTTTTAAATATTCCGATTTATGCGGTTACTACGGCTTATTACGACGGCGAGCATACGGGCAAAGTTACCGACAGCGTAAAGAAAATCCAATGGCTTGATCCGCTGCCTGAAACCTTGAAAGGCAAGAATGTGCTGGTTGTGGATGAAGTGGACGACAGTCGGGTAACTTTGGAATTCTGCCTCAATGAGTTCGCGAAAGAGGACTTCGGCACCATCGGAATCGCCGTTTTGCATGAGAAAATCAAAGAGAAGAAAGGCAAGCTGCCGGAAGGTATGCCTTATTTCAGCGGCATTACCGTGCAGGACTGGTGGATTAACTATCCGTGGGATGCTGACGATATCGACGAGCACAACCGTTTGGCCGATCAGGCAACCATTGATTAA